The genomic interval TGGAAAAATGAATCAGAGATGAGATTTTAAAGCAGACTCAACATCTTCTAGATCCCATGCAGTTTGCTTATAGGCCTCATCGAGGGGTAGAAGATGCAACACTCACTTTGGTAAACCTGCTTCTTAAGCACTTAGAATCTAATGAGACACATGttagacttttatttgttgatttttttccttggCTTTTAATACAAGCCAACCTCACTTGTTAATTAAGAGGCTTGTTGAACAGGTTTCCTTGTGCAATAGTCTGGCGAGCTggattttcaattttttatgtAATAGGACACAGAGTGAGCGTTAATAACTGTCTGTCTGACATCAAGTACTCTTCCACTGGGTCACCTCAAGGATGTGTGTTGTCAcccctgctttttattttatatacaaaCTTGTCAGAGCAGACACGGCAGCAGGTTCATTATAAAATATGACGATTCTGCTATTGTCAGTCTGCTTAAGGGACATGAAAGTAGTGATGGGCAGGTGATTGATGATTTTGTTAAATGGTGTGACAACTCCTTCCTCAAATTAACTATCAATAAGACGAAGGATATgtaggcctgtcacgataagCAATAAATCATTTGATCGCACGATAAATTAAATGAGGTcggtaattttcatttattggcATTATCGTTTCtccgtctctctgtctgtttctactgaagacactggaggacaaaaggctcagctccggtgctcttcactgacccctcccttttgCTTAGCGTCAGGGGGCGGGGCCTATcgcgtcaggtagccagccgagGCACGTCGTCTGGTACCCCTTCAGCGTTAGAGCTCCatgaggagttagcaagctaaagaaacgctgtttgatatgggggggagaaaaaagaaatggaattGGTTAAAAGCttgaagtaacagcagcggtgtgggagaacttcggattcaaaccaaatgactgaggcgaaccgctgaacctttgtGAGATGGTATGTcccatttgtgcttttgttagtttgcactttatgtttataaaactggcagttttgtccGTCTTCTCTGTATAAAAgtaatgattattactttttgaagggcagtttagtacggttttggttgaatgtatgttttatttccatttttttttgttttgtttttattcaagggCATTCTTTGTTAACAGAGACTGagatcccttttttttgttgtttttggtggtttttttattttgtgttccagtttcagtaatctttgagaggatgtacttacactattatattattattacattagtttaaaacggcctccaaatgatattattgtttatcgcaataatttctgagacaattaatcgccCAGCAAAATTTGGTATCGTGACGGGCCTAAGGATATGATTATTGATTTCAGAAGAAAGCCTCACAAAAATGAAGTAACTTCAATTCGAGGCCAAGCCATTGAGAAAGTGTAGACTTATAAATACCTGGGGACAGTTATAGATgataaattaaactttgaaaCCAATCTTGACAAAGTGTGTAAAAAGGCTCAACAGTGCCTTTTTTGTCTAAGGCAACTCCGTCATTTCAATATTTACTGAACTATAATGACTatgttttattgtgcttttattgaaccaattttatctttttctttggCGTCATGGTTTGGCTAAGTAACTTTGAGAGGAAAAAGTTCCCTTCAGCAGATTGTTAAGCTGTCGTCTAAACTGATCAGAGAGATCCAAAAATCAGTTACATTCCTGTACATGAGTCGGGTACAGCAAGTAGCCTCTTCTGTTGTAAGGGACGTTTCTCATCCTCTTTCATATGGAGTTTCAACCGGTCGAGGTTTTTAGTTCCTAAATGTAGGACAAgacgttttaaaaacagttttgttccaACTGCTGGTACTGAGATGAATACATAATTTATGCTACTTACATATGACTTGTGGAGCCTTGAGCACTACTATTTTTGAATGGTTTTATCTAACGTGTTCTTATAATTTTTCTTGtctaactgtgtgtgtgtgcatggataTATACGTATGTTTTTCTGGACCACTGCAAATCAAATCTACCCTTGGgtataaataaagtattaaaaaaaggtCTGGTAGCGTTCCAAATTGTCTTTGAGCAAATTATtctaatataaaataattattaaattactAATATTTAATCTTGGCGTGTTTTCTGAAAAGTCCCAGATcatcaaacagaagaaatttaagaatgcacttttattaaaatcaggcTCTAAGCTCCTAAAATTATAATATACTGTATTAACCTATAAATACAAGCAGATGCTGTATGCTTTCTCTGCACCTGCAAAGACAGTCTGTGGCTTGTGCATATTTACTCACCAATTACAGGAGTTggagaaaatatacaaaatgtaggttattatttttgtggttttggtgCAACCCTGGATATTTAAGGCCATCACAGCTGTTGTTGCTCAACCGGACACAATAAAATGCCActattcttttaatttgtttccactGATCCTGTGATAAGTTGGGGAAGCAGTCCCGTGTGGTGTCAAGGACTCAGGCCATGCCAGTATGACCTGCTCCAGGTAGGGCGTTTACCTGGGAcgggccatctgtccaacagagACACGTGTCTAAGGAGAGCTCAGGGAGAAAACCTCCTGtgatgcacattttattttgcaagtcCTAATAATGCACACTAAGACTGCTACTAAcagctgttttaattttgatatatttatgCTGTATGGCAGAGTTTATTATAGGGTAACATCTGGTGTTGTTGagtcctgattatgttatgacttctcacagaatgaccttgtttataggagtgatgttgaattttctcctcaagggaaccagactgacttgcttttccCCAAcgcctccttctggtccagtatttcagtATCTTTAGTAAAAACTCCTATGTTGACTTGGggggccagagctttgattcggagcttcggAGCCCCattcggacctgggactctCATGTTAATTggctttaaggctctctgtatgtcgtgccccatacataaataaacctgtttgagtgatttcatctaacagtgtctggaaattatttttctgccacGACAAtgtacagatttttaaattaaacaactaattttcctccaaaaattaaaatcaggagttttatttttcttcattttatcaGCCAACTTTGGCATTTCCCCCAGCCATCAGGATGGGTTTCTCCTGCTACAACagataacaaaaaacagagatcTGGTTCTGTTCTTTAAGCATTTACTTAACAGCAGAGCTTAAGGGGCAAACAGAACGAAGCTGCAGGGGAGACAGATCTCGAAAAGAGAACGCACCTCGACAACAGTGGTCCAGCAGtgttaattaaacaaatgtggACCCACATTCGGGTCTCAAAGGTTCCTCAGTATGTATCAGACACACAGCCTGTCTAACTGCATAGAGTACATTTatatgctaaaaaaaacccaacttgctgttttgtttttcctgtgccGTCTCATACCTCCTTAGtgctcctctgctgctgctcttaaaacaaaacaaaaaaaaggataaaaccCTCACAGAACGTAAAAGCCACCCTTTCATTCAGCAGCTCTAATACATACAGATCAGTTAcgtaaacacacattttcataCAGTAGCAAAATAAAATGGGTGGTCATTAGTAAAAAATATGCAACTCTAGCACTCTGAGTTgctgaaactaaattgagaatgGGTTTTAGATGCTCACGACAACTCTGTGGTTATTTTGAGgtgaatttgttttgtgaattttttgaATATGCTCAAAACTCAAACAAGAAAACTcagagcctctgtgactcacactAGTAAACAGTTCCCCTCATGAAcggtttgagacattttggagagtCCTTTACAAAAGTTGTTGACTGACGAGTCACCAGCAGTTGCAACCGGGTGAGATGCTGGTTTTAGGTTTAACATAACTACAGTTCTACTTGAACACCTTAACCAGCTCGCCTCTTGTTTATTGGCCAAAAGAGCTGggttcaaacagaaacaaacttcattttttgcaacaaatgtAATTTGTAATTACAAACCAAACTTCcgtcgttgttgttgttctagGTGAATTCTCAATAAACAAGTtgagttttattgttctgttccAGAACAGCAAGTGTCCTGAAGGAACCAAACCGATGCTCGTGTTTGCAGGAGAAGCCTTTGACACAGACAACGAGTACAAGCGGCTGAAGAGCCTCCTAATAGGTACACATTCATCAGACAGACTGAGTAGACAGGGCTGATGAGACGCAATCACCAGATCACCAatcttctctctgtttctcagACTTTTTCAGAGGTCCCAATGTGTCTGCGGTGCGTCTCGCAGGTCTGGAGCACGTCCTGCACTTCACTGCCCTGGAAGGAAAAGTCTACCTGCGCAGCTACAGGCATGGAAACTGAAACTGCTTAAAGACAGATACACATTGTCGCTAAGGTTTTGTTCACAGAAAGCACTGTCATGTTTGCTTGGATACCTACAATCGGCTTTTGATATGGTGTCTAACAGGTGTCTGTTAAAGAAGTCTGGCTGCCGCACACCGAGGATCGAGCTGGAGGAGATTGGGCCATCATTCGACTTGGTCATGAGAAGAACCCACCTGGCATCAGACGACTTGTACAAGCTGGCTCATAAACAACCCAAAGCCCTGAAGGTAAAGAACAACACATGgactgaataattaaaaaaataaaaataaaaactctttagTGGAGGTCGAATGCAGGCGTCAGTTTCCATCAGCAGGTGGCGGTGTTGTACAAACTATTTGAGTTTAACTTTGTTGCCTTTTCAGCAACATTTAGATCTAAACTTAAGATcttgtttgaacatttattaCTTTGATTTCAGACCTAAAAACCAAAATTTTCCCAGACACTATCTTTTTATGGTGTTATGCTTTTATTTCCCCTACTTCAGCACTGAATGTCTCCTAATCCGTCTAACAAACATGAATAATATGAGGAATCTATAGATGACAGGGACCAAAGTCTGGTTCAGGTTTATGGGCACGGAATGATCGTTTTAGACAAACAGCTGTAAGCCCTTTAAAAagctgttctttgtttttgttgtatttattacaCGTGCTTAGAGGCAAAAGGCAGGGGATAATGTTTCTGCCCCTGCTTGTcagtctgttaccaaaacatctcgTGAACCAGAGGGCATTTTAGTTTGCAGAAAGTACTCACGGGATGTGCATCTATAACcgattcatttttggagtcaaccttatttaagatggctgacacaaccaactgaccttaaaaaacatctaaaagactatttcatcagttttacagatattgcctCAACGCTGATTGTACAGGATGTTTTCCTTCAGATTTtgcctttaacttttttttagtcagccctgtttgtctgttagcaaaatatctaatgaaccactggacaaatttaaataaaactttcaggaaataatcagtggatgtacatgtactgatcaacatttggagtcagtccaatttaagatgagCACCCCAGCTAATCagtcttagccaacacaatgACTTtgattcagtgaattttacatatattgtggtagtagctgagagtcattcacaacacatactctgggaGTGACATGTGATgataatgttattttccaggtttgagcaaaacagctacaactcagtcatttctcaccataagCTGATCTTAGTCTGAAGCTCTGgggtgaaaggtggcgggtgatatgcattacttcaaggaatgctgggcctttactTACTTTTCTATGCTCCTCAATAAAAGTCTCTTGTTGCTTTTTAAGGAGTGATTAAAGCTGGTAAAAGCACATGTGTGTACTAAATTGTAGAAAAGGGATGTTCTTGCCATAATATGTACAGATAACATTTGTCCTGAAGGTGGCAGAAGAGAGCTGACTGTCTGAAAGATTTTGACTCTGCACTCGTCCTTTAGTCACTTGTTCCAGGTTCTcacaaaaatatctcaaaactGCCTTTTTCCCCTCCTCCCCACTGCTACagccaaagaagaagaagaacatttCCCATGATGCCTTTGGTACAACGTTTGGCCGGGTACACATGCAGAAGCAGGATCTGTCCAAGCTACAAACACGGAAGATGAAGGgcctgaggaagaggaagggagACGTGGTTGCTGAAGGTGACGGTCAGGAGCCCAAAGTGGCAAAAGTAGAAAAGTGAAGCAGAGAGGACAGATTGATGGACTTCACTTTGTCTGAATGCGTGCTTTCTGCCTTTTACCGCCTCCTCCCCTGGAGGTCTGATATCGTATGATGTTCAGATTGTCCTGAATGTTTAgattaaaatcaacaaatatGTTCTGTGGGTGTCATGtcttaaatgttattttgtcacatttttgtcaagttattttttgtttacaaagaatataaattcaataaacttgatttcattttgaaataaataaaactctctaAACCTTTTTGGGCTTTTTATAGTTCCTTGTTTACATTGAGTTCTATACCAATGAGGGCCTTGTTTAGACGATGGTCTAACAGATACAGTCATGGGGAAAAGTAAGTTCACCCTCTTTCAATTTTAGGGTTTtatcaggaaataaaactgattcaaatctaaatcaattcagtttatttgtttagcaCCAATTCATCTCAGGGCAGTATTTTAATAACATCCAATTTAGTCTACAACACTTACAGATTCAAATACAATGAAACtaagattattattataatcTGATATGTTCACGTTCAGTAAATTAGTAAAAGTTGCCTTTGGTACAACGTTTGGCCGGGTGCACATGCAGAAGCAGGAAGTCAGCATCACAATCCCACATCCTGAGCAACACgttgacagtggaaaggaaccactctcttttaacaggaagaaacctgcagcagaaccaggatgagcagccagctgaggttagagaggacaggagggaCAGACACCAGTGGTCCAGGTGTTGTTTCTATGGGAATACAGAAAATTGTAATAATTGcatgaacagcagcagaatgaggaaatgtcagtttgtcctccagcagtctaagcctatagcagcagaactaagggataccTCAAGAAACCCAAActaaccctaactataggattcatcaaaaagaaaagttttaagtctaatcttaaaagtagacgGGGTGTCAgcctgacagacagaaactggaagttggttccaccagagaggagcctgagaactgaaagatCCAGAgatcctgttctacttttagaaactctaggaaccacaagtaaacacatatgctaaagtttgatgtggtagaagctgagagttgtcctcaaCCCCTACTCCAAACGCTAACATGTTTTGCATTGTCACATGAGATCACCATAACGTCAGGTTTATAACACCGTCCCTACTCATAAGATGATGacagcctaaaactctggcttgaaagccaaggtgatgtgcattctttaaaagaaagttaaaagGAATTTTAGACCTTTAATTTCACTGAGATGTAAACAAAGTGAAGCATGTCCCTGAAGACATGGGAGTCCTGGGCTTTAACTCCCCATCATCCAGGGACAATATGAAAGACTCGAAGCAACTTTGAGTGTGGAGGTTCCACCAGTGTTAATGCTAAAAGCTTCACTACGCTTAGATCTACAGTTTAAGTCTTTTAACTCTCTTCTGCTGCCATGTTTTGTATTGACAGTTCTGTTCACAGTCACctgttttacagctgaacaatgtctgtCTATCTATGTCCAGTaggacaaaaatcaaaaatccaaCACTAAATAAacattgggggggggggggggttgagcAGTAATTACGTGACAACGGCTTACAGGAGAGATGTGTGGGTCAGTGATTTGAACTTCAGCGACTGCATCAATGTGAACGTCCCAACAGTGACTTAGAAACCAGAAACTCCGAACCTAtgatcagaactgaagaagctttttcaagatggccacaaaaCACACTCCGAACAAGGCAGTTTAGGCATAAGGAGCGATATCCTCTCCAGTTATATAAGACAAAGAGGCTAAAATCTCAGACCAGAACCTCTTCAGTTCCTAAACATGTACGTAATTTGCTATGGCCTGTTGGCATCGTTCACACAGAGGGGACACTATGCCAAAAATTGTTTGGAGCCTGGCTTTAGTGTTGTGGCCTCGATGGAGAATCCAAACATTGCATGAAACTGTGCCAAGCACAGATTGAAAAGCAGCGTACCCTCTTTAAAACTTCCCCCACAAACATTGTCTGAAATCAGCAGTGTTGCAAGGCCAACTGAAGATTTATGGTGCAATAAAAATATGGAAAGGGACCGGATTGATAAATATGAATGAAATTAGTTCAAGTTTTCTGTGaccccccaaactggaagagtggctccaacagatcccaggaacaacctcagagatttctgtccagaagagcgcagtcctagg from Kryptolebias marmoratus isolate JLee-2015 linkage group LG19, ASM164957v2, whole genome shotgun sequence carries:
- the rpf2 gene encoding ribosome production factor 2 homolog, producing the protein MTQLDGIVKPKTRRSKRFMESRAPKLTEDVKRAMIMKGGNTSQIVTEALKDIYSLKKPDAVLYKKKNIARPFEDSTSLEFFSKKTDCSLFLFGSHNKKRPNNLIFGRMFDFHVLDMIELGIEKYVSLSEIKNSKCPEGTKPMLVFAGEAFDTDNEYKRLKSLLIDFFRGPNVSAVRLAGLEHVLHFTALEGKVYLRSYRCLLKKSGCRTPRIELEEIGPSFDLVMRRTHLASDDLYKLAHKQPKALKPKKKKNISHDAFGTTFGRVHMQKQDLSKLQTRKMKGLRKRKGDVVAEGDGQEPKVAKVEK